Proteins encoded within one genomic window of Amycolatopsis sp. 2-15:
- a CDS encoding alpha-ketoacid dehydrogenase subunit beta: protein MADLQKLTIGKAINLGLRRAMEEDPKVLIMGEDVGKLGGVFRITDGLQKDFGEQRVLDTPLAESGIIGTAVGLAVRGFRPVCEIQFEGFIFPGFDQISSQLAKLHYRTQGKIKMPVVIRVPFGGGIGAVEHHSESPESLFSHIAGLKVVSVSNAVDAYWGIQEAIRSDDPILFFEPKKLYHSGALKMEVDTDTSPGRVFRSRVVREGTTATVVAYGPSVKVALDAAAAAEDEGKSLEVIDLRTLSPLDLDPVFASVRKTGRLIAVSEAPSESSLTSEIAARVQQECFYSLESPVLRVAGFDTPYPPAKLEEHYLPDLDRVLHAVDRSLNW, encoded by the coding sequence ATGGCAGACCTGCAGAAGCTCACGATCGGCAAGGCCATCAACCTCGGCCTGCGCCGCGCGATGGAAGAGGACCCGAAGGTCCTGATCATGGGTGAGGACGTCGGCAAGCTCGGCGGCGTCTTCCGCATCACCGACGGCCTGCAGAAGGACTTCGGTGAGCAGCGCGTGCTCGACACGCCGCTGGCCGAGTCGGGCATCATCGGCACTGCCGTTGGCCTGGCCGTGCGCGGGTTCCGGCCCGTGTGCGAGATCCAGTTCGAGGGCTTCATCTTCCCCGGGTTCGACCAGATCTCGTCGCAGCTGGCGAAGCTGCATTACCGCACGCAGGGCAAGATCAAGATGCCCGTGGTGATCCGCGTGCCGTTCGGCGGCGGGATCGGCGCGGTGGAGCACCACTCGGAGTCGCCTGAGTCGCTGTTCTCGCACATCGCCGGCCTGAAGGTCGTCTCGGTCTCCAACGCGGTCGACGCCTACTGGGGCATCCAGGAGGCCATCCGCTCCGACGACCCGATCCTCTTCTTCGAGCCCAAGAAGCTCTACCACTCGGGCGCGCTGAAGATGGAGGTCGACACCGACACCTCACCGGGCCGCGTGTTCCGCTCGCGCGTGGTGCGCGAGGGGACCACCGCGACCGTCGTCGCCTACGGTCCGTCGGTGAAGGTGGCGCTCGACGCCGCCGCGGCCGCCGAGGACGAGGGCAAGTCGCTGGAGGTCATCGACCTGCGCACGCTCTCGCCGCTCGACCTGGATCCGGTGTTCGCGTCGGTGCGCAAGACCGGCCGGCTGATCGCCGTGAGCGAGGCGCCGTCCGAGTCGTCGCTGACCTCGGAGATCGCGGCCCGTGTGCAGCAGGAATGCTTCTACTCGCTGGAGTCCCCCGTCCTGCGCGTCGCCGGTTTCGACACGCCGTACCCGCCGGCCAAGCTCGAGGAGCACTACCTCCCCGACCTGGACCGGGTGCTGCACGCCGTCGACCGCTCGCTGAACTGGTAA
- the pdhA gene encoding pyruvate dehydrogenase (acetyl-transferring) E1 component subunit alpha: MPSEQWTHPEPGDGPAAVAAKPSPEQVIAGLRATSEGGAELTQLLTPEGQRIPSPQFDKYVADVDDEVLKNLYRDMVLVRRADREANAMQRQGQLGIWVPLLGQEAAQIGSGRALKPTDMAFPSYREHGVAYTRGVDLRELLGIFRCTDQGGWDFAAHRFHPYTIVIGNQVLNAAGYAMGQKFEGRVGNTDGDGNPSDTDEATICYFGDGATSQGDVHEGFVWAAVYDAPLVFFCQNNQWAISEPTERQSRLPLYQRARGYGFPGIRVDGNDVLACLAVTRWALEECRHGNGPVLIEAFTYRMDAHTTTDDPTRYRLSDELEEWKLKDPIERVRAYLARGGGADHDFFDQVQAEADEFATQLRDYTFNMPEPPPERIFANVYAEPSPVLDAEREEFLSYLDGFATAGEH, translated from the coding sequence ATGCCGTCCGAACAGTGGACGCACCCGGAACCTGGAGACGGGCCCGCCGCCGTAGCGGCCAAGCCCTCACCCGAACAGGTGATCGCGGGTCTGCGAGCAACGAGCGAAGGTGGCGCTGAGCTGACTCAGCTGCTCACCCCCGAAGGTCAGCGAATCCCGTCGCCGCAGTTCGACAAGTACGTCGCGGACGTCGACGACGAGGTGCTGAAGAACCTGTATCGCGACATGGTGCTGGTGCGCCGCGCCGACCGCGAGGCCAACGCGATGCAGCGCCAGGGGCAGCTGGGGATCTGGGTCCCGCTGCTGGGCCAGGAGGCCGCGCAGATCGGCTCCGGCCGCGCTCTGAAGCCCACCGACATGGCGTTCCCGAGCTACCGCGAGCACGGCGTCGCGTACACGCGCGGCGTGGACCTGCGTGAGCTGCTCGGCATCTTCCGGTGCACGGACCAGGGCGGCTGGGACTTCGCCGCCCACCGCTTCCACCCGTACACGATCGTCATCGGCAACCAGGTGCTCAACGCCGCCGGTTACGCGATGGGGCAGAAGTTCGAGGGCAGGGTTGGAAACACAGACGGCGACGGCAATCCTTCTGACACTGACGAAGCCACCATCTGCTACTTCGGCGACGGCGCCACTTCGCAGGGCGACGTGCACGAAGGCTTCGTCTGGGCCGCCGTCTACGACGCGCCGCTGGTCTTCTTCTGCCAGAACAACCAGTGGGCTATCTCGGAGCCGACCGAGCGCCAGTCGCGCCTGCCGCTGTACCAGCGCGCCCGCGGCTACGGCTTCCCCGGCATCCGCGTGGACGGCAACGACGTGCTCGCCTGCCTCGCCGTCACCCGGTGGGCGCTGGAGGAGTGCCGGCACGGCAACGGCCCGGTGCTGATCGAGGCCTTCACCTACCGGATGGACGCCCACACCACCACCGACGACCCGACCCGCTACCGGCTCTCCGACGAGCTGGAGGAGTGGAAGCTCAAGGACCCGATCGAGCGCGTGCGCGCCTACCTCGCGCGCGGCGGCGGTGCGGACCACGACTTCTTCGACCAGGTTCAGGCCGAAGCCGACGAGTTCGCGACGCAGCTTCGCGACTACACGTTCAACATGCCGGAGCCGCCGCCCGAGCGGATCTTCGCCAACGTCTACGCCGAGCCGTCGCCGGTTCTCGACGCGGAGCGGGAAGAGTTCCTGTCCTACTTGGACGGTTTTGCCACGGCGGGTGAGCACTGA